CCACGAACCTGCCGAAACGGTCTTTACCAGCCAGGAAAACGTACAATCCGAACTACCGTGTCTTGTCTTCTATGAGTTTTGCTATTATTGTTTCTAATTCCTCGTCGTGTTTGAAGCGTATCTCTATTTTTCCGCCCCGGCGGGACTTCTTTATCCTGGTCTGGAGTTTGATCGCCTGGGTTATTTTGTTTGAGATCCGGTCCAGTGCTTCGCTGTTCCGGTCTGCTTCCCGCTGCTTTTTATTCGGACTGTCGGGTGGCGGGGTGTCAGCCCCCGGCTCGGATGAAGCAGCGGCCCAGGCGGCGGCGTTGATCTCCCGTACCATCTCCTCGACCCTTCGCACGGAGAGTTTCTCCTGCTGTATCTCCTTGGCGAGGCGAAGTATTTCGACCTCGTCTTTGAGTCCGAGGACGGCTCTTGCGTGTCCTTCGGATATACTCCCCTCCTGCAGCATTACTCGCACGCTCTCCGGCAGCTGTACGAGCCGGAGCGTATTCGTTACGGAGGTTCGGCTCTTGCCGAGTCGCGCCGCGAGTTGCTCTCTTGTAAGGCCGAAGCTGTCCATGAGCGCCTGATAGGCCGCCGCCGTCTCAAGCGGGTTGAGCTGCTCCCGCTGCAGGTTCTCGACAAGGGCGAGCTCCATCGTCTCGTCCTCGTCCGCCTGACGGATCAGAACCGGCACCCGCTCGATACCGGCTTCCTTTGCGGCCCTGAGTCGTCGCTCGCCCGCGATCAACTCAAACCCCGTCTCGGTCGGACGCACGACAAGCGGCTGAAGTATCCCGACGCTTTTTATCGAAGTGGCGAGTTCTTTGATCCCCGCTTCGGAAAAGTTGCGCCGGGGCTGCATGGCGTTTGGTCGGACGGCGGATACGGGCAACTCCTCGAACCTCAACCCCCCGACGCTCTCGCCGGTGGCGATCAGCGCAGAGAGCCCCCGCCCGAGCCCTCGCCTACCCACGTCCGATCACCTCCTCGGCTACGGATGCGTAGGCTTCAGCCCCGCTGCTCTTCGGCGCATATAGCGCCACCGGCATACCGAAGCTCGGTGCTTCGCTCAAGCGCACGTTGCGCGGGATGATGGTCCGGAAAACTCTTTCCCCGAAAAACGTACGCACCTCCTCAGCCACCTGTTTGGCAAGGTTGATGCGCGAGTCATACATGGTCAGCAAAACCCCACCCACCTCGAGTTCCGGGTTCAGTTCTTTCTTCACCAGACGAATGCTCTGCATCAGCTGCGATAACCCCTCAAGCGCGTAGTACTCACATTGAACCGGGATAAGCACCTCATCCGCAGCGGTAAGGGCGTTCAGCGTCAGGAGGTCCAGCGACGGAGGACAATCCAGCAATACCCGGTCGTACCTGTCCTGCGGAAGCTTCTCTATGGCTCGTTTCAGTTTCATCTCTCTCGCCATCGCAGAGACCATCTCCACCTCCGCTCCCACCAGGTTTATGCTCGATGGTGCCACCCAGAGCCCCTCTATCCCCGTTTTACGGGAGATATCTTCGATGGATTTTCCTTCCAGCAGTACGTCGTACATACAACCGCCATACCCTACTTCCACCCCGAAACCGCTCGTGGCGTTTGCTTGGGGATCCATATCTACAACGAGTATTCTCTCGCCTTTTGTAGCCAGGTAGGCGGCGAGGTTTATCGCGGTGGTACTCTTCCCCACCCCGCCCTTCTGATTGACTATTGCGACCACGGATTTCATCGCAGGCATGTTAGCACGGTTGTACGCGCAACCTTACGCGTCTCCAAGCGGGTTTTTCTTTGGAACCCCGGTTTCCCTCGGATATTTGTGTGGTGTTTTGCGCAGTTTCTTCAGAACGATAATGCTCCTTTCTTTCGACACCTGTCCCCGAAGCCTTTGTACGATAGAGACTTCCAGAACCGCACCACCGAGACGCTCGGTCGCAACCCGACCACGCGTCAACTCCTCCGGCTCAACCCGACCTTTCATAGCCAAGGCGACACCCCCGACCTCCAGCAACGGCAGACAGTACTCCGCTACCACGTCCAAACTGGCCAACGCACGCGAGGTTGCTATTCCATAACTCTCTCTGTGCTTCTCGCTTCTACCGATCTCCTCCAGCCGCATCTGGACCGGCTCGACGTTCGCCAGCCCGATTTCCCTGACCGCCTCCTGTTGAAAAGCTGTTTTCTTCCCCACGGAGTCCACCAGCGTAAAGGCGGTGCCGGGATACAGGATAGCGAGCGGTATTCCCGGCAGACCCGCCCCAGAACCTACGTCCACCGCCTTCTTCGCGCTGAGAAAGTCGGCCGCAAAAGCGCAGCTCAGAGAGTCAACGATGTGTTCGCTGATGATCTGATGCAGATCCCGAACCCCTATCACGTTCGCCGCATCGTACTCGCTTAGAAACTCCCCAAAGCCCTGCAACCTCTCCAGCACACCTGTCTCGACCAAGCGTGAGGACAAGCCCCATTCGGTCAGAAGCTCGTGCACGTTCCGTTTCACGTGAAACATTCTCCATCCGGGCTTTCATCTCGGCACAACAACTCTTCTGACCTGACGCTCTTATTTCTGGACATAAGTTTGTACATACAAACTTATGTCCAGAAATCGACGCTGCTGTCCTCTTTACATAGCTTTGTTCTGTTTCACGTGAAACGAGGCCCTAGGGTTGGTCGGTGGATGGTGAGATCACGACTCTTCGCTGATCGCCGGAGCCTTCGCTATATGTTGAGACCTTTTCGTCCGATTCAAGGTAGAGGTGGACTATCCGGCGTTCGGTCGAAGCCATCGGGGGCAGGTGGGTTTCTCTGTTCTCTCGAACCGCCTTTCGAGCGGTTCTATGGGCCATGCCCTGAAGGGCCTCTACGCGACGTTGCCGGTAGCCTTCGGAGTCGAGGGTGATTCGTTTTCTCAGCGGTGTCTGCTGATAGGCGGCGCAGTTAAGAAGGTGCTGAAGGGAATCGAGGGTCTCGCCCTTCTGACCGATAAGCAACGCCGCGTGGTCGGAAGCGACATCAACTGCGATGGCGTCTGATGTCTCGTACACGTCGACCCGACCTTCAAAGCCCATAGCGGAGACAAATGACGTTGCAAGGCTGCGCACCTCTTC
This sequence is a window from Rubrobacter indicoceani. Protein-coding genes within it:
- a CDS encoding ParA family protein, with product MKSVVAIVNQKGGVGKSTTAINLAAYLATKGERILVVDMDPQANATSGFGVEVGYGGCMYDVLLEGKSIEDISRKTGIEGLWVAPSSINLVGAEVEMVSAMAREMKLKRAIEKLPQDRYDRVLLDCPPSLDLLTLNALTAADEVLIPVQCEYYALEGLSQLMQSIRLVKKELNPELEVGGVLLTMYDSRINLAKQVAEEVRTFFGERVFRTIIPRNVRLSEAPSFGMPVALYAPKSSGAEAYASVAEEVIGRG
- the jag gene encoding RNA-binding cell elongation regulator Jag/EloR — its product is MTAEREFNASNVEEAIEKASVEFGVASDEIRYRILDKGSEGFLGIGVRDARVLVEVPDLPSDNPAEETPEDQEPPGNVVSNEAEDPPNEPSGIFGPQDELSALETGEVPEGPEITEDPISDETLEEVRSLATSFVSAMGFEGRVDVYETSDAIAVDVASDHAALLIGQKGETLDSLQHLLNCAAYQQTPLRKRITLDSEGYRQRRVEALQGMAHRTARKAVRENRETHLPPMASTERRIVHLYLESDEKVSTYSEGSGDQRRVVISPSTDQP
- a CDS encoding ParB/RepB/Spo0J family partition protein, whose amino-acid sequence is MGRRGLGRGLSALIATGESVGGLRFEELPVSAVRPNAMQPRRNFSEAGIKELATSIKSVGILQPLVVRPTETGFELIAGERRLRAAKEAGIERVPVLIRQADEDETMELALVENLQREQLNPLETAAAYQALMDSFGLTREQLAARLGKSRTSVTNTLRLVQLPESVRVMLQEGSISEGHARAVLGLKDEVEILRLAKEIQQEKLSVRRVEEMVREINAAAWAAASSEPGADTPPPDSPNKKQREADRNSEALDRISNKITQAIKLQTRIKKSRRGGKIEIRFKHDEELETIIAKLIEDKTR
- the rsmG gene encoding 16S rRNA (guanine(527)-N(7))-methyltransferase RsmG; protein product: MKRNVHELLTEWGLSSRLVETGVLERLQGFGEFLSEYDAANVIGVRDLHQIISEHIVDSLSCAFAADFLSAKKAVDVGSGAGLPGIPLAILYPGTAFTLVDSVGKKTAFQQEAVREIGLANVEPVQMRLEEIGRSEKHRESYGIATSRALASLDVVAEYCLPLLEVGGVALAMKGRVEPEELTRGRVATERLGGAVLEVSIVQRLRGQVSKERSIIVLKKLRKTPHKYPRETGVPKKNPLGDA